One window of Microcoleus vaginatus PCC 9802 genomic DNA carries:
- a CDS encoding PAS domain S-box protein, whose amino-acid sequence MKVERTHSLNDGQELTVNFPQELCTDCQALEARRFAVIVDHMAEAFISINSEWRCTYVNHKAEQLLTRKRQHLIGKNIWTIFSVDLTSELYKYCHRAIVTPTAIEFEEHYPSLNKWLKIRLIKSEDGLLIYFQDTTQTSQLDRQLKAEITKCQQVEATLQKEQDFLKAILNNVQAGIVACDADGILTVFNQAAKDFHGVPQQPLPPAQWAQYYNLYLPDGKTPMNTEDIPLFQALQGHNVRDLEMMIVPQQGTPRMLLATGQAIIAANGEKQGAVVVMHDITQRKQAETALREGEAQLSSIFQTIPDGITILDSTGQIIAANRAAERILRLTSSDIVERGYKDPSWFITTVEGHPFPEDELPFARVMQTGQAIYGIEHAINHADGTRTILSINASPLFDAEEQIINIIAAFSDITERKQTEDERVQLVQEQAARALAEVSQEKSAFLAQVSAVLSSSLEYEQTLQSVAKLAVPYFADWCSVDLLNDDRTISRVAVAHSDPEKVKLGWELAQRFPRHLDDGYGITKVMQTGQVEIGIEITDEQLVATVPNGEYLEILRGVGLKSCIIAPLQARGRVLGSITFVFTESDRRYRLEDIGLAEDLAQRAAIAIDNARLYNETQQAKLAAELAANRTARLLAVMTALSESLTSAQVAQVIIEQGMSALGASSGLLAVLNQDASELEIIQAIGYEHVGDFQRSFSLHAPYPLAEAVRSGQPVWVETIENRIARYPHLAQAYAKAGSEAWISVPLLIEGQAVGGLSLSFSTLPRLSESDRAFVLALAQQSAQSIDRARLYESESQARTQAEAANRIKDEFLAVLSHELRTPLNPILGWTRLLRRGTLDSGKTAVALETIERNTQLQVQLIEDLLDISRILQGKLSLNSTPINLKTTLKAALETVSLAAEAKNIQIQTHLEPNVGDVLGDATRLQQVVWNLLTNAIKFTPTGGRVEVELKRIDSYAQIQVRDTGKGIKPEFIPYVFDTFRQADSSITRTFGGLGLGLAIVRHVVELHGGIVKAESFGEGQGATFTVTLPLLARSNDANSDPNDNLSLKAHTSPLARLCILAVDDEVDNLELVQCILEQAGATVISVSSATDALQKLNESKPDVLIADIGMPQMDGYMLIRQVRQLSTQEGGEIPAIALTAYAGEANQQQALAAGFQKHLPKPVEPETLVETIEKLLHQIE is encoded by the coding sequence ATGAAAGTAGAACGTACACACTCCTTGAATGATGGACAAGAGCTTACTGTAAATTTTCCTCAAGAGCTATGTACGGACTGCCAAGCACTCGAAGCACGACGATTTGCGGTGATAGTCGATCACATGGCTGAGGCTTTTATTTCTATTAATTCAGAGTGGCGCTGCACCTATGTCAACCATAAAGCAGAGCAGCTTTTAACCAGGAAGCGGCAACACCTGATAGGCAAAAATATATGGACTATATTTTCGGTCGATCTTACCTCTGAGCTATATAAGTATTGTCATCGAGCGATCGTAACGCCAACGGCGATCGAGTTTGAAGAACACTACCCCTCACTCAACAAGTGGTTAAAAATTCGCCTCATCAAGAGTGAAGATGGCTTACTTATTTACTTCCAAGACACGACTCAAACATCTCAACTCGATCGACAATTGAAAGCCGAAATTACAAAGTGCCAGCAGGTGGAAGCGACCCTTCAGAAAGAACAGGACTTTTTGAAGGCAATCCTAAACAACGTTCAAGCTGGCATTGTCGCTTGCGATGCAGATGGCATATTGACGGTATTTAACCAAGCAGCTAAAGATTTCCATGGGGTACCTCAGCAGCCACTTCCACCGGCTCAATGGGCTCAGTATTATAATTTGTATTTGCCCGACGGCAAAACACCCATGAATACAGAGGATATTCCCCTGTTCCAGGCCTTGCAAGGACACAACGTTCGTGATTTGGAAATGATGATTGTTCCGCAGCAGGGAACGCCGCGAATGCTGTTAGCAACTGGACAGGCGATTATTGCCGCCAACGGCGAAAAACAAGGTGCTGTTGTCGTGATGCACGACATTACACAACGCAAGCAGGCAGAAACTGCTCTGCGTGAGGGTGAAGCGCAATTATCCAGCATCTTCCAAACTATTCCTGATGGCATCACTATTTTAGATTCTACCGGACAGATTATTGCCGCAAATAGGGCAGCAGAGAGGATTTTAAGATTAACTAGCAGCGACATTGTGGAGCGAGGCTATAAAGATCCATCCTGGTTCATTACAACCGTGGAGGGTCATCCTTTCCCAGAAGATGAACTGCCGTTTGCGAGGGTTATGCAAACAGGTCAGGCTATTTATGGCATTGAACATGCCATTAACCATGCCGATGGCACCCGCACGATTCTCTCGATCAATGCTTCCCCTTTGTTTGACGCAGAAGAACAAATTATCAATATCATTGCTGCTTTCAGCGACATTACTGAACGCAAGCAAACCGAAGACGAACGAGTACAGCTTGTTCAAGAACAGGCAGCCCGTGCTTTAGCAGAGGTTTCTCAGGAAAAATCAGCATTTTTAGCCCAAGTGAGTGCTGTCCTTTCCTCTTCGCTAGAGTATGAACAAACTCTCCAAAGCGTTGCAAAGCTGGCAGTTCCTTATTTTGCAGATTGGTGTAGTGTTGATTTGCTAAATGACGATCGCACAATCAGTCGTGTTGCAGTTGCTCATTCAGATCCCGAAAAAGTGAAGTTGGGCTGGGAGTTGGCTCAACGCTTTCCCAGACATCTCGATGATGGGTATGGCATTACTAAAGTCATGCAAACAGGACAGGTTGAAATTGGGATTGAGATTACAGATGAACAGTTAGTTGCCACAGTGCCGAATGGTGAATACCTGGAAATCTTACGTGGAGTTGGGTTAAAGTCCTGCATCATTGCACCGCTACAGGCACGCGGGCGCGTGTTGGGTAGCATTACCTTTGTGTTTACTGAATCCGATCGCCGCTATCGCCTGGAAGACATTGGCCTGGCTGAAGATTTGGCTCAGCGAGCAGCGATCGCCATTGATAACGCTCGTCTCTATAATGAAACACAACAAGCGAAATTAGCCGCCGAACTCGCTGCAAACCGGACGGCTCGACTGCTGGCGGTGATGACAGCTTTGTCTGAATCCCTAACTTCGGCTCAAGTGGCTCAGGTGATTATTGAACAGGGAATGTCCGCACTGGGAGCAAGTTCTGGTTTGCTTGCGGTATTAAACCAGGATGCAAGCGAACTGGAGATTATTCAAGCCATTGGCTATGAGCACGTAGGAGACTTTCAGCGCAGTTTTTCACTTCATGCACCCTATCCTCTGGCAGAAGCTGTGCGAAGTGGGCAACCTGTTTGGGTAGAAACTATTGAAAACCGAATTGCCCGTTATCCTCATTTAGCCCAAGCTTATGCCAAGGCTGGTTCAGAAGCCTGGATTTCAGTGCCATTGTTGATTGAAGGACAAGCCGTTGGTGGGCTATCGCTGAGTTTTTCGACCCTTCCCCGACTTTCCGAGAGCGATCGCGCTTTTGTTTTGGCACTGGCACAGCAGTCGGCGCAGTCGATCGACCGAGCACGGCTCTACGAGTCAGAATCGCAAGCACGGACACAAGCAGAAGCAGCTAACCGAATTAAAGATGAGTTCTTAGCTGTCTTGTCGCACGAATTGCGAACTCCGTTGAATCCGATTCTGGGTTGGACTCGACTGCTGCGAAGGGGAACCCTGGATTCTGGCAAGACGGCGGTAGCTCTCGAAACGATTGAACGCAATACCCAGTTGCAAGTTCAACTGATTGAGGATTTGCTGGATATTTCTCGCATTCTGCAAGGCAAGCTGAGTTTGAACTCTACTCCTATTAATTTGAAAACAACTCTTAAAGCTGCGCTCGAAACAGTTAGTTTAGCCGCCGAAGCGAAAAACATTCAAATTCAAACTCACCTAGAACCCAATGTCGGCGATGTATTAGGAGATGCTACCCGATTGCAACAGGTTGTCTGGAATTTGCTCACCAATGCCATTAAGTTCACCCCAACAGGAGGTCGAGTTGAAGTTGAGCTAAAAAGGATTGATTCCTATGCTCAAATTCAAGTCAGGGATACAGGGAAAGGGATTAAGCCAGAATTTATTCCCTATGTATTTGACACATTTCGACAAGCCGATAGCAGTATTACGAGAACATTTGGTGGGTTAGGGCTGGGATTAGCGATCGTGCGTCACGTCGTTGAGCTACATGGTGGAATTGTCAAAGCCGAAAGTTTTGGAGAAGGACAGGGAGCAACATTTACTGTCACACTTCCCTTATTAGCCAGAAGCAATGATGCAAACAGTGACCCCAACGATAATCTATCACTCAAAGCTCACACTTCACCCTTGGCTAGATTATGTATCCTGGCCGTCGATGACGAAGTAGACAATTTAGAGTTAGTTCAATGTATTTTGGAGCAAGCGGGAGCCACAGTGATCTCTGTATCTTCAGCAACGGATGCGCTACAAAAGCTCAATGAATCTAAGCCAGATGTTTTGATTGCTGATATTGGGATGCCACAAATGGATGGCTATATGTTGATTCGTCAAGTGAGACAACTATCCACACAGGAGGGAGGAGAGATTCCCGCGATCGCCCTCACAGCGTATGCAGGTGAGGCAAATCAGCAGCAAGCACTAGCAGCCGGATTTCAAAAGCATCTTCCCAAGCCTGTTGAGCCTGAAACGTTAGTGGAGACAATTGAGAAATTGCTTCATCAAATAGAGTAA
- a CDS encoding XRE family transcriptional regulator, which produces MSSRKERRQEGNSPLEALRIHKTDLSQDEFAFKCGIPRATYHRWISGATEPKFSLEQLKAICRELQIEKIDELPESFGPKKQSNQTNS; this is translated from the coding sequence ATGTCATCAAGAAAAGAACGAAGACAGGAGGGCAATTCACCATTGGAAGCCCTAAGAATCCACAAAACCGACTTATCACAAGATGAGTTCGCTTTTAAATGTGGGATTCCCCGCGCCACCTATCACAGATGGATATCTGGAGCAACAGAGCCCAAATTTTCTCTCGAACAGTTGAAAGCAATTTGCCGAGAACTACAAATAGAAAAAATAGATGAACTTCCAGAGAGCTTTGGCCCGAAGAAGCAATCAAACCAAACCAACAGTTAA
- a CDS encoding sulfotransferase family protein yields the protein MAIKVIGAGFGRTGTLSIKAALEELGFSKCYHMVELLTHPSDVKFWEDASQGKPVNWDALFDGYQAIVDYPGYRYYSQLMQHYPDAKVLLSIRDADSWYESTLKTIYQAGPKGWKKLKMALSLPFSPKLRNLVRIFRMADKDVWVKDFQGKFEDKPYAIGIFNQHIEEVKRLVPPERLLVYQVKEGWEPLCHFLGVSVPPDKPFPHLNDRATFQQASKELY from the coding sequence ATGGCAATTAAGGTGATTGGTGCAGGTTTTGGACGAACGGGAACGCTATCTATCAAAGCTGCTTTAGAAGAACTCGGTTTTAGTAAATGCTACCACATGGTAGAACTTCTAACACACCCTTCTGATGTAAAGTTCTGGGAGGATGCCAGTCAGGGAAAACCTGTCAATTGGGATGCTTTGTTTGATGGCTACCAAGCAATAGTAGATTACCCAGGTTATCGTTACTATAGTCAACTTATGCAGCACTATCCTGATGCTAAAGTTCTGTTGAGTATTCGAGATGCAGATAGTTGGTATGAGAGTACCTTGAAAACAATCTACCAAGCAGGGCCAAAAGGCTGGAAGAAGCTAAAGATGGCTTTATCGCTCCCATTTTCTCCAAAGCTGCGGAATCTAGTTCGCATCTTCCGCATGGCAGATAAAGATGTTTGGGTGAAGGATTTTCAAGGGAAATTTGAGGATAAACCCTACGCGATCGGAATTTTCAATCAACACATTGAAGAAGTCAAACGTTTGGTTCCACCAGAGCGCCTGTTAGTTTACCAAGTGAAGGAGGGTTGGGAACCCTTGTGTCACTTCCTTGGCGTATCTGTTCCTCCTGACAAGCCTTTTCCACATCTCAACGATCGCGCCACATTTCAACAGGCATCAAAAGAGCTTTACTAG
- a CDS encoding aminoacyl-tRNA hydrolase produces MLQISNTVFLDDREIEISAIRSQGAGGQNVNKVASAIHLRFDIPASSLPDRYKQRLLQINDQRITSEGVIVIKAQEHRSQEQNREEALRRLQELIKSAIVIPKRRKPSKATRSSQRKRLDSKTKRGQIKALRGKVTD; encoded by the coding sequence ATGCTACAAATTTCTAATACAGTGTTCCTGGACGATCGCGAAATCGAGATTAGTGCCATTCGCTCTCAAGGCGCGGGGGGGCAAAATGTAAATAAGGTGGCGAGTGCGATTCACTTGCGCTTTGATATCCCAGCTTCCTCATTGCCCGATCGCTACAAGCAGCGTTTGTTGCAAATCAACGACCAGCGCATCACCTCCGAAGGTGTGATTGTCATCAAGGCCCAGGAACACCGCAGCCAGGAACAAAACCGGGAGGAGGCTTTGAGACGGCTGCAAGAACTCATTAAAAGTGCGATCGTCATACCGAAAAGGCGCAAACCCAGCAAAGCAACTCGTAGTTCCCAGCGCAAGCGTCTCGACAGCAAAACCAAGCGAGGGCAGATTAAAGCTCTGAGAGGGAAAGTCACGGATTGA
- a CDS encoding restriction endonuclease, protein MWPFIVGGAAVAVAIAKSVVDRWKEEEKEEKKKEEEEKKRLLDSGILEVDEMTGKEFERFLDVHFRNFGYGVTLTQDSQDYGADLILYKDGSTTVVQAKRSKNPVGIKAVQEVAGAVRHYQGNKGRVITNNRFTENAYNLAESNDIELWDRKRLIEFILTAKKCK, encoded by the coding sequence ATGTGGCCTTTTATAGTAGGAGGCGCTGCCGTTGCCGTTGCTATTGCGAAATCGGTAGTTGATAGATGGAAAGAAGAAGAGAAAGAAGAAAAGAAAAAAGAAGAAGAGGAAAAAAAACGTTTATTAGACAGTGGAATTTTGGAAGTAGATGAAATGACAGGAAAAGAGTTTGAAAGATTTCTTGATGTCCATTTTAGAAACTTTGGGTATGGTGTTACTTTAACTCAAGATAGTCAAGATTATGGGGCGGATTTAATTTTATACAAAGATGGCTCAACAACTGTGGTTCAAGCGAAAAGAAGCAAAAATCCAGTTGGGATTAAAGCAGTTCAAGAAGTAGCAGGAGCCGTCAGACATTACCAAGGGAATAAAGGAAGAGTCATCACCAACAACAGATTTACAGAAAATGCTTACAACCTTGCTGAATCTAACGACATAGAGTTATGGGATAGAAAAAGACTCATCGAATTCATCCTGACAGCTAAGAAGTGTAAATAA